A part of Oncorhynchus gorbuscha isolate QuinsamMale2020 ecotype Even-year linkage group LG09, OgorEven_v1.0, whole genome shotgun sequence genomic DNA contains:
- the LOC124044445 gene encoding LOW QUALITY PROTEIN: zona pellucida-like domain-containing protein 1 (The sequence of the model RefSeq protein was modified relative to this genomic sequence to represent the inferred CDS: substituted 2 bases at 2 genomic stop codons) → MVAKSSQLQLSDCGLNLRRPAYTDISVTCGTKSIGLAILICPAIYTGYNESLLILNNIMNDPACKGTLDESVTPPIVRFEFPINTTNSCGSLFRTTSAPGTGIFSDFSNIQTVNISGVVRSYDPTTGTVTYNTELKYYYSCAYPLEYLINNTLIDVSASSIAVKDNNGSFISTLSMNLFSDVNFTLPLVIPEQGLDLRTEVFAQVKATNLTSQYYFLHCITHLCEKSTCSTFILVLIRCLDIEQTTLHHGHPDNSIHENGESHHSHFSFXAFXFIEQQNEIKSTYFLRCITCLCEKSICSMFMQCNNRRRSTQDRGTEHKTITSPLLTIRADQSSSSNNYGSSTGLGVAGGILAFACIITVVIEAIFYRRLSH, encoded by the exons ATGGTCGCAAAGAGCAGTCAACTACAATTAAGTGACTGTGGGTTGAATTTAAGACGCCCAGCATACACTGATATCTCAGTAACTTGCGGCACCAAATCTATTGGTCTGGCCATCCTCATCTGCCCTGCCATTTACACTGGTTACAACGAGTCCCTGCTTATCCTCAACAACATCATGAATGACCCAGCCTGCAAGGGAACTCTGGATGAAAGTGTGACTCCCCCGATCGTGAGGTTTGAATTCCCCATCAACACGACCAATTCTTGTGGCAGCCTCTTCAGGACAACCAGCGCTCCAGGCACAGGGATATTTTCTGACTTCTCCAACATCCAGACAGTCAACATCAGCGGTGTGGTCCGATCATATGATCCCACCACAGGGACAGTCACTTACAACACTGAGTTGAAGTATTATTACTCCTGTGCCTATCCCCTAGAGTACCTGATCAACAACACCCTAATTGATGTGTCAGCATCATCCATTGCAGTGAAGGACAACAATGGTAGTTTCATCAGCACTTTGAGCATGAATCTCTTCAGTGATGTCAATTTCACTTTACCCTTGGTCATTCCAgaacagggtcttgacctgagGACTGAAGTCTTTGCCCAAGTCAAGGCCACCAACCTGACCTCCCAGTACTACTTCCTCCACTGCATCACCCATCTTTGTGAGAAGAGCACCTGCAGTACCTTCAT TCTTGTTCTTATCCGATGCCTAGATATTGAGCAAACTACACTTCACCATGGTCACCCAGATAACTCTATTCATGAGAATGGTGAGAGTCATCATTCCCACTTCTCTTTCTAGGCCTTCTGATTCATCGAGCAGCAGAATGAGATTAAGTCCACCTACTTCCTCCGCTGCATCACCTGTCTCTGTGAGAAGAGCATCTGCAGTATGTTCATGCAATGTaacaacaggaggaggagtacccaagacagggggacagagcaTAAAaccatcacctctcctctccttaccatTAGAGCagaccagtcatctagcagcaaCAACTATGGCTCCTCTACAGGTCTTGGGGTGGCAGGAGGCATCCTGGCCTTTGCCTGTATCATTACCGTTGTCATAGAAGCCATCTTCTATAGAAGACTCAGCCATTGA